The Diospyros lotus cultivar Yz01 chromosome 15, ASM1463336v1, whole genome shotgun sequence genome has a window encoding:
- the LOC127792532 gene encoding uncharacterized protein LOC127792532: MTSLKNLTCVNMNEEAPFSGEVPGEIPPVDTKALTIKIASSGHKPGKEVQTYILSADTSDSLSPNLLPSNSVASSPYNSPSLISPPSSAFVSALQSPYISPRAITVPNPQENPAPTPVTHPSPPVSYCGSQSDDIPSSSYTPPPERYDFSDDPTNPKLKIVTCVPVSGPDTGPRISFSFPVPRISFAKGSVSPASNAKLRSCDVYIGFHSQNPNMLRFCKWLKSELELQGIACFVADRAKYSDAQSHDIADRVICSVTFGVVVITSYSLLNHLSLEEIRFFAQKKNLIPLFFNTDSSEIVSLLNRNSDDKECKEATDGLIRFSEFKLETNEANWRSCVLKAAGILTAKLGRKSVREKEVDGLEELPFPRNRCFVGREKEMMEIETAFFGCGDYLEQEYCMPTARGRTPGQSEGLADEESEVDTSKGGSFINLELGKCKEPNLEAWVEPVIGRGSLKRPKYKKSKSGKYKSFGSSVVCISGGAGVGKTELALEFAYKYAQRYKMVLWVGGEARYLRQNILNLSLNLGLDVSADAEKERGRLRSFEEQEAEAFKRVKRELFRDMPYLLIIDNLETEKEWWEGKDLHDLIPRNTGGSHVIVTTRLSRVMNFDPMQLQPLPLSDAMLLIRGRRKKEYPPEEVEFLGKFDEQLGRSTFGLWVIGSLLSELAIFPSALFEAINQIPIQEASTGSNLNIADEQFCRSNPFLMKVLSFCNAILQQTNGTRNILASRMLLVGAWFAPAPISTSSLAAAAKSITATESRFGKWTKCLSLAFLCCHGCLENQTWRSEEDSSLLLVKLGLARRANRQPGCWIQFHPITQTFARRKESSIAAKATVQGVRKAGNPLVNSDHLWASAFLVFGFKSEPPLVQLKAVDMVLFIKKSALPLALTAFTTFSRCNSALELLKVCTNVLEEVEKSFVSQVQDWCHGSLCWKKKLQSNQRVDEYVWQDVTLLKATLLETRAKLLLRGGHFDSGEELCRTCISIRTVMLGHNHAQTLAAQETLAKLVRLRSKI, translated from the coding sequence ATGACCTCGTTGAAAAATCTCACTTGTGTGAATATGAATGAAGAAGCACCGTTCTCTGGGGAGGTTCCTGGAGAAATCCCACCTGTTGATACCAAGGCCCTCACCATCAAGATTGCAAGTTCTGGCCACAAACCGGGTAAGGAAGTTCAAACCTACATCCTTTCTGCTGATACATCAGATTCACTTTCACCCAACCTATTACCATCAAATTCAGTTGCTTCATCTCCATACAACTCTCCTTCCCTCATTTCTCCCCCATCATCAGCATTTGTTTCAGCTCTACAATCACCCTATATATCTCCCAGAGCAATCACAGTCCCTAATCCTCAAGAAAACCCGGCTCCAACTCCAGTCACCCACCCTTCACCGCCTGTCTCATACTGTGGTTCCCAATCTGATGACATCCCAAGCAGCTCATACACTCCCCCACCAGAAAGATATGACTTTTCTGATGATCCAACCAATCCAAAGCTCAAAATTGTCACCTGCGTTCCAGTGTCGGGCCCAGATACCGGTCCCCGGATCTCATTCTCGTTCCCTGTCCCTCGAATTTCCTTTGCAAAAGGTTCTGTTTCACCAGCATCCAATGCCAAACTAAGGAGCTGTGATGTGTACATAGGCTTCCATAGTCAGAATCCCAATATGTTACGCTTCTGTAAGTGGCTTAAATCAGAGCTTGAACTCCAAGGAATAGCTTGCTTTGTTGCTGACAGGGCAAAGTACTCGGACGCTCAAAGCCACGATATTGCAGACCGTGTTATTTGTTCTGTGACATTTGGTGTTGTGGTTATCACTAGTTACAGCCTTCTAAACCACCTCAGCCTGGAGGAGATCAGATTCTTTGCTCAGAAGAAGAATTTAATCCCTTTATTCTTCAACACAGACTCTAGTGAAATCGTTAGTCTACTCAACCGCAATTCAGACGACAAAGAATGCAAAGAAGCAACTGATGGGTTAATAAGGTTTAGTGAATTTAAGCTGGAAACAAATGAGGCTAATTGGAGAAGCTGTGTGTTGAAAGCTGCTGGAATTTTGACGGCAAAGCTAGGAAGGAAAAGTGTTAGAGAGAAGGAGGTTGATGGACTTGAGGAGCTACCATTTCCCAGAAACAGATGCTTTGTGGGGAGGGAGAAGGAGATGATGGAGATAGAAACTGCATTCTTTGGGTGTGGGGACTATCTTGAGCAAGAATATTGTATGCCAACTGCAAGAGGAAGAACACCAGGGCAATCTGAAGGCCTTGCAGATGAGGAAAGTGAAGTCGATACAAGTAAGGGAGGAAGTTTCATAAATTTGGAGCTGGGCAAGTGCAAGGAACCAAATTTAGAGGCTTGGGTTGAACCAGTTATTGGGAGAGGTTCCTTGAAGAGGCCCAAATACAAGAAGTCGAAAAGTGGGAAATATAAGAGTTTTGGAAGCAGTGTTGTGTGCATAAGTGGAGGTGCAGGTGTTGGGAAGACAGAGCTGGCATTGGAGTTTGCTTACAAGTATGCCCAAAGATACAAGATGGTTCTATGGGTAGGGGGTGAAGCTCGCTATCTCAGGCAGAACATATTGAACTTGTCACTTAATTTGGGGTTGGATGTGAGTGCTGATGCTGAGAAGGAAAGAGGAAGATTACGGAGCTTTGAGGAGCAGGAAGCAGAAGCTTTCAAGAGAGTCAAGAGGGAGCTCTTCCGAGACATGCCTTATTTACTGATAATCGATAATCTTGAGACTGAGAAGGAATGGTGGGAAGGCAAAGATCTGCACGATCTAATACCAAGAAACACTGGAGGCTCCCATGTGattgtgacaacaaggctcTCAAGAGTTATGAACTTTGATCCGATGCAGCTTCAGCCCTTGCCCTTGTCTGATGCAATGCTCTTGATCAGAGGAAGACGTAAAAAAGAATACCCACCTGAAGAGGTGGAATTTCTAGGGAAATTTGATGAACAACTGGGCAGGTCAACTTTTGGTCTGTGGGTTATTGGTTCGCTACTTTCTGAACTTGCGATTTTCCCATCTGCTCTATTTGAAGCTATAAACCAGATACCAATCCAGGAAGCTTCCACTGGCTCTAATTTAAATATTGCTGATGAACAATTCTGTAGAAGCAATCCTTTCCTGATGAAGGTCCTGTCATTTTGTAATGCTATTTTGCAGCAAACAAATGGGACAAGGAACATTCTGGCCTCAAGAATGCTTCTTGTTGGGGCTTGGTTTGCCCCAGCACCCATTTCAACAAGTTCGCTGGCAGCTGCAGCCAAGAGTATAACAGCCACAGAAAGCCGTTTCGGCAAGTGGACTAAGTGCCTCAGTCTTGCATTCCTTTGCTGCCATGGCTGTTTGGAAAATCAAACATGGAGAAGTGAAGAAGATTCATCCCTTCTCTTAGTTAAACTAGGTTTAGCACGCAGAGCCAATAGACAGCCTGGCTGCTGGATCCAGTTCCACCCCATTACTCAGACATTTGCCAGAAGGAAGGAAAGTTCAATTGCTGCCAAGGCAACAGTTCAAGGTGTGAGGAAAGCTGGAAATCCTTTGGTGAACTCAGACCACCTCTGGGCTTCTGCATTCCTTGTATTTGGGTTCAAATCCGAGCCTCCACTAGTCCAACTTAAAGCCGTTGATATGGTTCTCTTCATCAAGAAAAGTGCTCTTCCTCTAGCACTTACAGCCTTCACAACCTTCTCAAGGTGCAACTCGGCACTAGAACTCCTAAAGGTCTGCACAAACGTGCTCGAGGAAGTGGAGAAGTCATTTGTGTCTCAGGTACAGGATTGGTGCCACGGTTCCCTTTGCTGGAAGAAAAAGCTTCAATCCAACCAGAGGGTAGATGAGTACGTGTGGCAAGATGTTACCCTGCTGAAAGCCACGTTGCTGGAGACCCGAGCGAAACTGCTGCTCAGAGGTGGGCATTTTGACAGCGGCGAAGAGCTCTGCAGAACTTGTATTAGTATAAGGACAGTAATGCTTGGCCATAACCATGCTCAGACATTGGCTGCTCAGGAAACACTAGCAAAGTTAGTGAGGTTGAGAAGTAAGATATGA